From Streptomyces sp. HUAS MG91, the proteins below share one genomic window:
- a CDS encoding OFA family MFS transporter, with product MRPPVAPPGWSRWLVPPAALAVHLSIGQAYAWSVFKPAVEDALHVSGTQSALPFQLAIVMLGLSAAFGGTLVERNGPRWAMSVALICFSSGFLISALGAGLEQFWLIVLGYGFVGGIGLGIGYISPVSTLIKWFPDRPGMATGIAIMGFGGGALIASPWSAQMLESFGSGNGGLELAFLVHGVVYAVFMSLGVLLIRVPGGAPSGARDGAAARPVPTGPQVSANQAIRTPQFWCLWVVLCMNVTAGIGILEKAAPMITDFFQDSSTPVTASAAAGFVALLSAANMAGRIGWSSTSDLIGRKNVYRLYLGAGAVMYLLIALWGDTSKPLFVLCALVILSFYGGGFATVPAYLKDLFGTYQVGAIHGRLLTAWSTAGVLGPLIVNRIADSQESAGKHGASLYGLSLTIMIGLLVVGFVANELVRPVHARHHHVPAPRESADDAAATARDQQQSS from the coding sequence ATGAGGCCCCCTGTTGCACCCCCCGGCTGGAGCCGCTGGCTCGTTCCCCCGGCCGCGCTCGCGGTCCATCTGTCCATCGGCCAGGCCTACGCCTGGAGCGTCTTCAAACCCGCCGTCGAGGACGCCCTGCACGTGAGCGGCACGCAGAGCGCGCTGCCGTTCCAGCTGGCCATCGTGATGCTCGGACTGTCCGCCGCGTTCGGCGGCACGCTCGTCGAGCGCAACGGGCCGCGCTGGGCGATGAGCGTCGCCCTGATCTGCTTCTCGTCCGGCTTCCTGATCTCCGCGCTGGGTGCGGGACTCGAACAGTTCTGGCTGATCGTCCTCGGCTACGGCTTCGTGGGCGGCATCGGCCTCGGCATCGGGTACATCTCGCCGGTCTCCACGCTGATCAAGTGGTTCCCCGACCGGCCGGGCATGGCCACCGGCATCGCGATCATGGGCTTCGGCGGCGGCGCGCTGATCGCGTCCCCGTGGAGCGCCCAGATGCTGGAGTCGTTCGGCTCGGGCAACGGCGGTCTGGAGCTGGCGTTCCTGGTGCACGGGGTGGTGTACGCGGTCTTCATGTCGCTGGGCGTGCTGCTGATCAGGGTGCCGGGAGGCGCACCTTCGGGGGCGCGGGACGGTGCCGCGGCCCGGCCGGTCCCCACGGGCCCGCAGGTGTCGGCGAACCAGGCGATCCGCACCCCTCAGTTCTGGTGCCTCTGGGTCGTCCTCTGCATGAACGTCACCGCCGGTATCGGCATCCTCGAAAAAGCCGCCCCGATGATCACCGACTTCTTCCAGGACTCCAGCACCCCCGTGACGGCCTCCGCCGCCGCGGGCTTCGTCGCCCTGCTCTCCGCCGCCAACATGGCGGGCCGCATCGGGTGGTCCTCCACCTCGGACCTCATCGGCCGCAAGAACGTGTACCGCCTGTACCTCGGCGCGGGCGCCGTGATGTATCTCCTCATCGCCCTGTGGGGCGACACATCGAAGCCCCTCTTCGTGCTCTGCGCCCTCGTGATCCTCTCCTTCTACGGCGGCGGCTTCGCGACCGTCCCCGCCTACCTGAAGGACCTCTTCGGCACCTACCAGGTGGGCGCCATCCACGGCCGGCTGCTCACGGCCTGGTCCACGGCCGGCGTACTCGGCCCGCTCATCGTCAACCGGATCGCCGACAGCCAGGAGAGCGCGGGCAAGCACGGCGCGTCCCTCTACGGTCTGTCGCTCACCATCATGATCGGCCTGCTCGTCGTCGGCTTCGTCGCCAACGAACTCGTCCGCCCGGTCCACGCCCGCCACCACCACGTACCCGCCCCGAGGGAGTCCGCCGATGACGCCGCCGCCACCGCCCGCGACCAGCAGCAATCCTCCTAG
- a CDS encoding beta-ketoacyl-ACP synthase III, translated as MNGSRIVGIGHYQPARILTNEDLAGMVDTNDEWIRSRVGIRTRHIAGPDEPVDELAAHAAAKALAAAGLTADAVDLVVVATSTAVDRSPNTAARVAHRLGVPSPAALDLNVVCAGFTHALATADHTLRAGAARRALVIGADKMSAVTDWTDRTTCVLTGDGAGAVVIEPCADGTEPGIGPVLWGSVPEMGNAVRIEGEPARFAQEGQSVYRWATRSLPPLAREACERAGLAPADLAAVVLHQANLRIIEPLAEKIGAVNAVIARDVVDSGNTSAASIPMALSKLVERGELESGAPALLFGFGGNLSYAGQVVRCP; from the coding sequence ATGAACGGTTCGCGCATCGTCGGCATCGGCCACTACCAGCCGGCCAGGATCCTGACCAACGAGGACCTGGCGGGCATGGTCGACACCAACGACGAGTGGATCCGCTCGCGCGTCGGCATTCGCACCCGGCACATCGCGGGCCCCGACGAACCGGTCGACGAGCTCGCCGCGCACGCCGCCGCCAAGGCGCTGGCCGCGGCGGGCCTGACCGCCGACGCCGTGGACCTGGTCGTCGTCGCGACGTCCACCGCGGTCGACCGTTCGCCCAACACGGCGGCCCGTGTCGCCCACCGCCTCGGCGTCCCGTCCCCGGCCGCCCTCGACCTGAACGTCGTGTGCGCGGGCTTCACCCACGCCCTCGCCACCGCCGACCACACGCTGCGCGCCGGGGCCGCCCGCCGCGCCCTGGTGATCGGCGCCGACAAGATGTCCGCCGTCACCGACTGGACCGACCGCACCACGTGCGTGCTGACCGGCGACGGCGCGGGCGCCGTCGTGATCGAGCCGTGCGCGGACGGGACGGAGCCCGGCATCGGCCCGGTCCTGTGGGGCTCGGTCCCGGAGATGGGCAACGCCGTACGGATCGAGGGCGAACCCGCGCGCTTCGCCCAGGAGGGCCAGTCCGTCTACCGCTGGGCCACCCGCTCCCTGCCGCCGCTGGCCCGCGAGGCCTGCGAGCGGGCCGGACTCGCCCCGGCCGACCTCGCCGCCGTCGTCCTGCACCAGGCCAACCTGCGCATCATCGAACCCCTCGCCGAGAAGATCGGCGCCGTGAACGCGGTGATCGCCCGGGACGTCGTCGACTCCGGCAACACCTCCGCCGCCAGCATCCCGATGGCCCTGTCCAAGCTGGTCGAGCGCGGCGAGCTGGAGAGCGGGGCGCCCGCGCTGCTCTTCGGCTTCGGCGGAAACCTCTCCTACGCCGGCCAGGTCGTGCGCTGCCCGTGA
- a CDS encoding GntR family transcriptional regulator, with the protein MLSTGLPQGAVPKLERPGPLRERVYEALLELITTRALQPGQHLVESELAGHLGVSRQPVREALQRLNTEGWVDLRPAQGAFVHEPTEEEADQLLAVRTLLEAEAARLAAANAGKTGITALEDLCAKGEQAVADGDVDVVVATNAEFHAKVMELAGNVVLAELAGQVDRRVRWYYQPVARQRGKQSWIEHRELIAAISARDESRATAVMRTHTEHTRETYHHRDRD; encoded by the coding sequence ATGTTGTCCACAGGACTGCCGCAGGGGGCCGTGCCCAAGCTCGAGCGCCCCGGACCGCTGCGCGAGCGGGTCTACGAGGCGCTGCTGGAGCTCATCACCACGCGCGCCCTGCAGCCCGGTCAGCATCTGGTCGAGAGTGAGCTCGCCGGACATCTGGGCGTCTCCCGGCAGCCGGTGCGCGAGGCGCTGCAACGGCTGAACACCGAGGGCTGGGTGGACCTGCGCCCGGCCCAGGGCGCCTTCGTGCACGAACCCACGGAGGAGGAGGCCGATCAACTCCTCGCGGTCCGTACGCTGTTGGAGGCCGAGGCCGCCCGGCTGGCGGCGGCCAACGCGGGCAAGACCGGCATCACCGCCCTGGAGGACCTGTGCGCCAAGGGTGAGCAGGCCGTGGCCGACGGGGACGTGGACGTGGTCGTCGCGACGAACGCCGAGTTCCACGCGAAGGTGATGGAGCTGGCGGGCAACGTCGTCCTCGCCGAACTCGCCGGGCAGGTCGACCGCCGGGTCCGCTGGTACTACCAGCCGGTGGCCCGCCAGCGCGGCAAGCAGTCCTGGATCGAGCACCGCGAACTCATCGCGGCGATCTCGGCCCGCGACGAGTCCCGGGCGACGGCGGTCATGCGCACCCACACGGAGCACACCCGGGAGACCTACCACCACCGCGACCGCGACTGA
- a CDS encoding ROK family transcriptional regulator, translating into MTARPANAHQARLLRLLRDGGPNSRAQLGDQIDLSRSKLAVEVDRLLETGLVVADGLAASRGGRRSHNIRLAPELRFLGVDIGATSVDVAVTNAELEVLGHINQPMDVREGPVAVFEQVLAMAAKLKASGLAEGFDGAGIGVPGPVRFPEGVPVAPPIMPGWDGFPVREALSQDLGCPVMVDNDVNLMAMGEQHAGVARTARDFLCVKIGTGIGCGIVVGGEVYRGTTGSAGDIGHIQVEPDGRQCACGNKGCLEAYFSGAALARDAEEAARDGRSPELATLLEASGRLSASDVAVAAATGDGTSLDLIREGGNRTGQVIASLVSFFNPGLVVIGGGVTGLGHTLLAALRTQVYRQSLPLATGNLPIVLGELGPTAGVIGGARLISDHLFSPA; encoded by the coding sequence ATGACGGCTCGGCCCGCGAACGCGCACCAGGCACGACTTCTGCGGCTGCTGCGCGACGGAGGGCCCAACTCCCGTGCCCAGCTGGGCGATCAGATCGACCTCTCGCGGTCGAAGCTGGCCGTCGAGGTGGACCGGCTCCTGGAGACCGGACTCGTGGTGGCCGACGGCCTGGCCGCATCGCGCGGCGGCCGCCGCTCGCACAACATCCGGCTCGCGCCCGAACTCCGCTTCCTCGGCGTCGACATCGGCGCGACCTCGGTCGATGTCGCGGTCACCAACGCCGAGTTGGAGGTTCTCGGACACATCAACCAGCCCATGGACGTGCGTGAGGGCCCGGTCGCGGTCTTCGAGCAAGTACTCGCCATGGCGGCCAAGTTGAAGGCCTCGGGACTCGCCGAGGGGTTCGACGGAGCGGGCATCGGCGTGCCCGGCCCCGTCCGCTTCCCCGAGGGAGTCCCGGTCGCCCCGCCGATCATGCCCGGCTGGGACGGCTTCCCGGTCCGCGAGGCGCTCAGCCAGGACCTGGGCTGCCCGGTGATGGTCGACAACGACGTGAACCTGATGGCGATGGGCGAGCAGCACGCGGGCGTCGCCCGCACCGCCCGCGACTTCCTCTGCGTCAAGATCGGTACCGGCATCGGCTGCGGCATCGTCGTCGGCGGCGAGGTCTACCGCGGCACGACCGGTTCCGCGGGCGACATCGGGCACATCCAGGTCGAACCGGACGGCCGCCAGTGCGCCTGCGGCAACAAGGGCTGCCTGGAGGCCTACTTCAGCGGCGCGGCACTCGCCCGCGACGCCGAGGAGGCCGCCCGCGACGGCCGCTCGCCCGAACTGGCCACCCTGCTGGAGGCGTCGGGCCGGCTCAGCGCGTCCGACGTCGCGGTGGCGGCGGCCACCGGTGACGGCACCTCCCTCGACCTGATCCGCGAGGGCGGCAACCGCACCGGCCAGGTCATCGCCTCACTCGTCAGCTTCTTCAACCCCGGCCTGGTCGTCATCGGCGGCGGTGTCACCGGACTCGGTCACACCCTCCTCGCCGCGCTGCGCACCCAGGTCTACCGCCAGTCACTGCCCCTGGCCACCGGCAACCTCCCCATCGTCCTCGGGGAGTTGGGGCCCACCGCCGGAGTCATCGGCGGCGCCCGCCTGATCAGCGACCACCTGTTCTCACCCGCGTAG
- a CDS encoding sugar ABC transporter ATP-binding protein: MSGITKSFPGVRALDGVDLEVRAGEVHCLLGQNGAGKSTLIKVLAGAHQPDEGTITWRGETVTLRSPIAAMRLGIATIYQELDLVQHLSVAENVHLGHEPTAGGFVVRRRDAKASTAALLKRLGHGEIDPGTLVGDLPAAGQQIVSMARALSHDVRLIVMDEPSAALDPDEVDNLFRIVAGLTAEGVAVVYISHRLEEIRRIGDRVTVLKDGRSVADGLPAKDTPTRDVVALMTGRNVEYVFPDRPAAAATAEPVLRARNLSRAGEFAPLDLDVRPGEIVGLAGLVGSGRSEILETIYGARKPTSGQITLDGGELRTGSVRAAVRAGLGLAPEERKAQALLMLESVTRNVSVSSMSRFARGGWLDRRGERKAALEATRELHIRPDNPSVPVRTLSGGNQQKAVLARWLLRGCKVLLLDEPTRGVDVGARAELYAVIRRLADEGLGVLLVSSEVPEVLGLADRVLVLREGTVVHEAPARDLTEHRVLDLVMEGTPT; this comes from the coding sequence ATGTCCGGCATCACCAAGTCGTTCCCCGGTGTCCGCGCCCTCGACGGCGTGGACCTGGAGGTCCGCGCGGGGGAGGTCCACTGCCTGCTCGGCCAGAACGGCGCGGGCAAGTCCACCCTCATCAAGGTCCTCGCCGGCGCCCACCAGCCCGACGAGGGGACCATCACCTGGCGCGGGGAAACGGTCACCCTGCGCTCGCCGATCGCCGCGATGCGGCTGGGCATCGCCACCATCTACCAGGAGCTGGACCTGGTGCAGCACCTGTCGGTGGCCGAGAACGTTCACCTCGGCCACGAGCCGACGGCGGGCGGGTTCGTCGTACGGCGCCGGGACGCCAAGGCGTCAACAGCCGCACTGCTCAAGCGACTTGGGCACGGTGAGATCGACCCGGGCACCCTGGTGGGCGACCTCCCGGCGGCCGGACAGCAGATCGTCTCCATGGCCCGCGCCCTCTCCCACGACGTCCGTCTGATCGTCATGGACGAGCCGTCGGCCGCGCTCGACCCCGACGAGGTCGACAACCTCTTCCGCATCGTCGCGGGACTCACCGCGGAGGGCGTCGCCGTCGTCTACATCTCGCACCGCCTGGAGGAGATCCGCCGCATCGGCGACCGGGTCACGGTCCTCAAGGACGGCCGCTCGGTGGCCGACGGCCTCCCGGCGAAGGACACCCCGACCCGCGACGTGGTCGCCCTGATGACCGGCCGCAACGTGGAGTACGTCTTCCCGGACCGGCCGGCCGCGGCCGCCACCGCCGAGCCGGTCCTGAGGGCACGGAACCTCTCCCGCGCCGGCGAGTTCGCCCCGCTCGACCTGGACGTCCGTCCCGGCGAGATCGTCGGCCTGGCCGGTCTGGTCGGCTCCGGCCGCTCCGAGATCCTGGAGACGATCTACGGCGCCCGGAAACCGACGTCCGGTCAGATCACCTTGGACGGAGGGGAGTTGCGTACCGGGAGCGTTCGCGCGGCGGTCCGCGCGGGGCTCGGGCTCGCCCCGGAGGAACGCAAGGCGCAGGCTCTGCTGATGCTGGAGTCGGTGACCCGCAACGTCTCCGTCTCCTCCATGTCCCGCTTCGCGCGCGGCGGCTGGCTCGACCGGCGCGGGGAACGGAAGGCGGCGCTGGAGGCCACCCGCGAACTCCACATCCGCCCCGACAACCCCTCGGTCCCCGTCCGTACCCTGTCCGGCGGCAACCAGCAGAAGGCGGTCCTGGCGCGCTGGCTGCTGCGCGGCTGCAAGGTCCTCCTCCTCGATGAGCCCACCCGCGGTGTCGACGTCGGCGCCCGCGCCGAGCTCTACGCCGTGATCCGCCGCCTGGCCGACGAGGGCCTGGGCGTCCTGCTGGTCTCCAGCGAGGTCCCCGAGGTCCTGGGCCTGGCCGACCGCGTCCTGGTCCTGCGGGAAGGAACGGTCGTCCACGAGGCCCCGGCCCGCGACCTGACCGAACACCGCGTCCTGGACCTGGTCATGGAAGGCACCCCAACGTGA
- a CDS encoding ABC transporter permease, producing MTQPATPTRPAEPNRAAVTKSRPKTLGALHMDIRTLSLLGVLAALIVIGGITQPDSFLDGDNVQLILTQASVIGVVTVGMTFVIISGGIDLSVGAIVALASVWASTVATQEYGFVGILFTAILVGVGCGLVNGVLIAYGNIVPFIATLAMLASGRGLALQITDGKTQMITVDSVLKLGERDSYILGIPPLVLVFAAVTVIGWLVLNRTTFGRRSVAVGGNPEAARLAGIDVRRQRLYLYLLSGLCCGIAAFLLLVLAGSGQNTNGNLYELDAIAAAIIGGTLLTGGRGSIVGSVLGVLIFITIQNIFALNNLETATQQIAKGAIIVAAVLLQRRTANTTS from the coding sequence ATGACGCAGCCCGCCACACCCACCCGCCCGGCGGAGCCGAACCGCGCCGCCGTCACCAAATCCCGCCCCAAAACCCTCGGCGCCCTCCACATGGACATCCGCACCCTGTCCCTGCTCGGCGTCCTCGCCGCCCTGATCGTCATCGGCGGCATCACCCAGCCCGACAGCTTCCTGGACGGCGACAACGTCCAGCTGATCCTGACCCAGGCCTCCGTCATCGGCGTCGTCACCGTCGGCATGACATTCGTGATCATCTCCGGCGGCATCGACCTCTCCGTCGGCGCGATCGTGGCGCTCGCCAGCGTCTGGGCCTCCACCGTCGCGACCCAGGAGTACGGCTTCGTCGGCATCCTGTTCACGGCGATCCTCGTCGGCGTCGGCTGCGGCCTGGTCAACGGCGTCCTCATCGCGTACGGCAACATCGTCCCCTTCATCGCCACCCTGGCGATGCTGGCATCGGGCCGCGGCCTCGCCCTCCAGATCACCGACGGCAAGACCCAGATGATCACGGTGGACTCCGTGCTGAAGCTGGGCGAACGCGACTCCTACATCCTCGGCATCCCGCCGCTGGTCCTCGTCTTCGCCGCGGTCACCGTCATCGGCTGGCTCGTCCTGAACCGCACCACGTTCGGCCGCCGCTCCGTCGCGGTCGGCGGCAACCCCGAGGCGGCCCGGCTCGCCGGCATCGACGTCCGCCGCCAGCGGCTCTACCTGTACCTGCTGTCCGGCCTGTGCTGCGGCATCGCCGCGTTCCTGCTGCTCGTCCTCGCCGGATCGGGCCAGAACACCAACGGAAACCTGTACGAACTCGACGCCATCGCCGCAGCCATCATCGGCGGCACCCTGCTCACCGGCGGCCGCGGCAGCATCGTCGGCTCCGTCCTCGGCGTCCTGATCTTCATCACGATCCAGAACATCTTCGCGCTGAACAACCTCGAGACCGCGACCCAGCAGATCGCCAAGGGCGCGATCATCGTCGCCGCGGTGCTGCTCCAGCGACGTACGGCCAACACCACTTCATGA
- a CDS encoding substrate-binding domain-containing protein produces the protein MPESTSVSSRRSLLFGAAAAVTAGGLLTACTSNEPSDKSDGGSKPADQPVADSKPGKQVTIGFAGPQADHGWLNAITDNAKDRAKKYSDVTLEATEGSNDTAAQIGQVETLINKKVDVLVVLPADGKALTQVGLKAMRAGIPVVNLDRIFDTPQAYRCWIGGDNYGMGLSAGNYIGEKLKDKKNAKVVELAGLDNLELTKQRSQGFDDALKNYPNIKKVARQAADFTVESGQAKMSQLLQAQKNFDALWNHDDDQGVGALRAIEQAGRDDFLMVGGAGALSAFEAIKSGRGVLKATVLYPPTMAASAIDLARALGQGKGIGGMAEFEIPAHVTLYSAVVDETNVDKYMSTGFK, from the coding sequence ATGCCAGAGTCGACAAGCGTGTCGAGCCGCAGAAGCCTCCTGTTCGGCGCGGCCGCCGCGGTCACCGCGGGCGGCCTGCTCACGGCCTGCACCAGCAACGAGCCGAGCGACAAGAGTGACGGCGGCAGCAAGCCCGCCGACCAGCCGGTCGCGGACAGCAAGCCGGGCAAGCAGGTCACCATCGGGTTCGCGGGCCCGCAGGCCGACCACGGCTGGCTCAACGCGATCACCGACAACGCCAAGGACCGGGCGAAGAAGTACTCCGACGTGACGCTGGAGGCGACGGAGGGCTCGAACGACACGGCCGCCCAGATCGGCCAGGTCGAGACCCTCATCAACAAGAAGGTCGACGTCCTCGTCGTGCTGCCCGCCGACGGCAAGGCGCTGACCCAGGTCGGCCTGAAGGCGATGCGCGCGGGCATCCCCGTCGTGAACCTCGACCGGATCTTCGACACCCCGCAGGCGTATCGCTGCTGGATCGGCGGCGACAACTACGGCATGGGCCTGTCGGCCGGCAACTACATCGGCGAGAAGCTCAAGGACAAGAAGAACGCGAAGGTCGTCGAGCTCGCCGGCCTCGACAACCTCGAACTCACCAAACAGCGCAGCCAGGGCTTCGACGACGCCCTGAAGAACTACCCGAACATCAAGAAGGTGGCCCGTCAGGCCGCCGACTTCACGGTCGAGTCGGGCCAGGCCAAGATGTCCCAGCTGCTCCAGGCGCAGAAGAACTTCGACGCGCTCTGGAACCACGACGACGACCAGGGCGTCGGCGCCCTGCGCGCCATCGAGCAGGCCGGCCGCGACGACTTCCTGATGGTCGGCGGCGCGGGCGCCCTCTCCGCGTTCGAGGCGATCAAGAGCGGCCGCGGCGTCCTGAAGGCCACCGTCCTCTACCCGCCCACGATGGCCGCGTCCGCCATCGACCTCGCCCGCGCCCTCGGCCAGGGCAAGGGGATCGGTGGTATGGCCGAGTTCGAGATCCCGGCCCACGTGACCCTGTACTCGGCCGTCGTCGACGAGACGAACGTCGACAAGTACATGTCCACCGGCTTCAAGTGA
- a CDS encoding Gfo/Idh/MocA family oxidoreductase, with protein MVGYAFMGAAHSQGWRTVGRVFDLPLTPRLAAVCGRDGQAVRAAADRLGWAAAETDWRALIARDDVDLVDVCTPGDSHAEIAIAALEAGKHVLCEKPLANSVEEAQAMTEAAERAERRGQVAMTGFNYRRVPAIALARRMIAEGRLGTLRHVRVSYLQDWLVDPSFPLTWRLQKPYAGSGALGDLGAHAVDLAQFLAGEPVAGVSALTETFVRERPLLAGASSGLSAAGGPGGGESGLGQVTVDDAALFTGRFASGALASFEATRFATGRKNALKVELNGERGSLAFDLERLNELFFHDHTEPGVSAGFRRILVTEPDHPYLEAWWPPGHGLGYEHTFAHQAHDLVRAIAEGTAPAPSFADGLQVQRVLAAVEESAAKNSVYTPVPV; from the coding sequence ATGGTCGGCTACGCGTTCATGGGCGCCGCCCACTCCCAGGGGTGGCGCACCGTGGGCCGGGTCTTCGACCTGCCGCTCACCCCGCGCCTCGCCGCGGTCTGCGGCCGCGACGGACAGGCCGTGCGCGCCGCGGCCGACCGGCTCGGCTGGGCCGCGGCGGAGACGGACTGGCGGGCGCTGATCGCCCGCGACGACGTCGACCTCGTCGATGTGTGCACACCCGGCGACAGCCACGCCGAGATCGCCATCGCCGCGCTGGAAGCGGGCAAGCACGTGCTGTGCGAGAAGCCGCTCGCCAACTCCGTCGAGGAGGCGCAGGCGATGACGGAGGCCGCCGAACGCGCCGAGCGGCGCGGCCAGGTGGCGATGACCGGCTTCAACTACCGGCGGGTCCCGGCCATCGCCCTGGCCCGCCGCATGATCGCCGAGGGGCGCCTCGGCACCCTGCGACACGTGCGCGTCAGCTATCTCCAGGACTGGCTCGTCGACCCCTCCTTCCCGCTGACCTGGCGACTTCAGAAGCCGTACGCGGGCTCGGGCGCCCTCGGCGACCTCGGCGCGCACGCCGTGGACCTCGCGCAGTTCCTCGCGGGCGAGCCGGTGGCCGGGGTGTCGGCGCTCACCGAGACGTTCGTCCGCGAACGCCCGCTGCTCGCCGGGGCCTCCTCCGGCCTGTCGGCGGCCGGCGGCCCCGGGGGAGGGGAGTCGGGCCTCGGCCAGGTCACCGTCGACGACGCGGCACTCTTCACCGGCCGCTTCGCCTCCGGCGCCCTCGCCTCCTTCGAGGCGACCCGCTTCGCGACCGGCCGCAAGAACGCCCTCAAGGTCGAGCTCAACGGCGAGCGCGGCTCGCTCGCCTTCGACCTGGAGCGCCTGAACGAACTCTTCTTCCACGACCACACCGAGCCCGGTGTCAGCGCGGGCTTCCGCCGCATCCTCGTCACCGAACCCGACCACCCCTACCTGGAGGCGTGGTGGCCGCCGGGCCACGGCCTCGGCTACGAGCACACCTTCGCGCACCAGGCCCACGACCTGGTGCGGGCGATCGCCGAAGGCACCGCGCCCGCCCCGTCGTTCGCCGACGGACTCCAGGTGCAGCGCGTGCTGGCGGCCGTCGAGGAGAGCGCGGCGAAGAACTCGGTCTACACCCCCGTACCGGTCTGA
- a CDS encoding sugar phosphate isomerase/epimerase family protein, which yields MPRQFTLFTGQWADLPLEEVCRLARDFGYDGLELACWGDHFEVDKALSDPGYLDSRHALLDKYGLKCWAISNHLVGQAVCDAIIDERHEAILPARIWGDGDAEGVRQRAAAEIKDTARAAAAFGVDTVIGFTGSSIWHLVAMFPPAPEAMIERGYEDFATRWNPILDVFDTEGVRFAHEVHPSEIAYDYWTTHKALEAVDHRPAFGLNFDPSHFVWQDLDPVGFLWDFRDRIYHVDCKEARRRLDGRNGRLGSHLPWGDPRRGWDFVSAGHGDVPWEDVFRMLRSIDYAGPVSVEWEDAGMDRLQGAPEALTRLKSFDFDPPTSSFDSAFSN from the coding sequence GTGCCACGTCAGTTCACTCTCTTCACCGGCCAGTGGGCGGACCTGCCCTTGGAGGAGGTCTGCCGCCTGGCCCGCGACTTCGGCTACGACGGCCTCGAACTCGCCTGCTGGGGCGACCACTTCGAGGTCGACAAGGCGCTGAGTGATCCCGGCTATCTCGACAGCCGTCACGCGCTGCTCGACAAGTACGGGCTCAAGTGCTGGGCGATCTCCAACCACCTCGTCGGCCAGGCCGTCTGCGACGCCATCATCGACGAACGCCACGAGGCGATCCTGCCCGCCCGCATCTGGGGCGACGGCGACGCCGAGGGTGTCCGGCAGCGCGCCGCCGCCGAGATCAAGGACACCGCCCGCGCGGCGGCGGCCTTCGGCGTCGACACGGTCATCGGCTTCACGGGCTCGTCGATCTGGCACCTGGTCGCCATGTTCCCGCCCGCGCCCGAGGCGATGATCGAGCGCGGCTACGAGGACTTCGCGACGCGCTGGAACCCGATCCTGGACGTCTTCGACACCGAAGGGGTCCGCTTCGCCCACGAGGTCCACCCCAGCGAGATCGCGTACGACTACTGGACCACGCACAAGGCGCTGGAGGCCGTCGACCACCGCCCTGCCTTCGGCCTCAACTTCGACCCCTCGCACTTCGTGTGGCAGGACCTCGACCCGGTCGGCTTCCTGTGGGACTTCCGCGACCGCATCTACCACGTCGACTGCAAGGAGGCCCGCCGGCGGCTCGACGGCCGCAACGGCCGCCTCGGCTCCCACCTGCCGTGGGGCGACCCCCGCCGCGGCTGGGACTTCGTCTCCGCCGGACACGGCGACGTGCCCTGGGAGGACGTCTTCCGCATGCTCCGCTCGATCGACTACGCGGGCCCGGTCTCCGTGGAGTGGGAGGACGCGGGCATGGACCGCCTCCAGGGCGCTCCGGAGGCGCTGACGCGTCTGAAGTCCTTCGACTTCGACCCGCCCACCTCGTCCTTCGATTCGGCGTTCAGCAACTAG